The following are from one region of the Streptomyces decoyicus genome:
- a CDS encoding TetR/AcrR family transcriptional regulator C-terminal domain-containing protein has protein sequence MSGKKPAGAEDRTPSGPATEPDPAAVSLWERLDRPAPAPRAALTPQKIAAAAVRIADAEGIDAVTMRRLATELGVAPMAAYRYVSGKGDVLDLMTDAVYADLTLPDDIENWRDVMRTNALRTREIVLRHPWLIQISSPQSLRALTPNRMSVAERALSALDGLGLDVDAMMAVLGTVNSYVHGAVSAECAHHCLMREQGWAGPDELRTALAPQMSYLMSTGRYPTYHRYLHEATRKDDPQWRFETGLDSVLDGIAARLGI, from the coding sequence ATGTCCGGCAAGAAGCCAGCCGGAGCCGAGGACCGGACGCCGTCCGGGCCCGCCACGGAGCCGGACCCGGCAGCGGTCTCCCTCTGGGAGCGCCTGGACCGGCCGGCGCCGGCTCCGCGGGCCGCCCTGACCCCGCAGAAGATCGCCGCGGCCGCCGTCCGCATCGCCGACGCCGAGGGCATCGACGCCGTCACCATGCGCCGCCTGGCCACCGAACTGGGCGTCGCCCCCATGGCGGCGTACCGCTATGTCTCCGGCAAGGGCGATGTCCTGGACCTGATGACGGACGCGGTCTACGCGGACCTCACACTGCCTGACGACATCGAGAACTGGCGCGACGTCATGCGCACCAACGCGCTGCGCACCCGGGAGATCGTGCTGCGCCACCCCTGGCTCATCCAGATCTCCTCACCGCAGTCGTTGCGCGCGCTCACCCCGAACCGGATGTCCGTGGCCGAGCGGGCGCTCTCCGCCCTGGACGGTCTCGGACTCGATGTCGACGCGATGATGGCCGTGCTCGGCACCGTCAACTCCTATGTCCACGGCGCGGTTTCGGCCGAATGTGCCCACCACTGCCTGATGCGGGAGCAGGGCTGGGCCGGCCCCGACGAACTGCGGACCGCCCTCGCCCCGCAGATGAGCTACCTGATGAGCACCGGGCGCTACCCCACCTATCACCGCTATCTCCACGAGGCCACCCGCAAGGACGACCCGCAGTGGCGCTTCGAAACCGGCCTGGACAGCGTCCTCGACGGCATCGCGGCCCGGCTGGGAATCTGA